The Gouania willdenowi chromosome 7, fGouWil2.1, whole genome shotgun sequence genome includes a window with the following:
- the ampd1 gene encoding AMP deaminase 1 isoform X1 translates to MPKVLVPDGQKIDDKMRAFAEQVFASETKGEDVRDEISMFDVAEDCPIMHREMAHHLHTDDDAQKRKKHCRTMAVSTSTRQAAHVTSVEVDTPTYLEVPDFQRVGIIGDYAAGVTMDDFELSCKGLYRALTIREKYMKLAYQRFPRTASEYLRDIEGEIFKPEDQVQPVFTPPLQNGEDPFDTTNLPENLGYVARMKDGVIYVYADAAAADKHNPKDLPSPDFNTFIDDMNFLIALIAQGPTKTYTHRRLKFLMSKFNVHEMLNEMEEMKELKLNPHRDFYNCRKVDTHIHAAACMNQKHLLRFIKKTYREDAERVVCKIQGKELTMKELFQTLNMHPYDLTVDSLDVHAGRQTFQRFDKFNAKYNPVGASELRDLYMKTENYINGEYFATIIKEVAGDLEESKYQYAEPRLSIYGCNSSEWSKLSSWFVRQRVYSPHLKWMIQVPRIYDIFRGRNFVPHFGKMLENIFLPVFQATIDPKSNPDLSIFLKHVTGFDSVDDESKHSGHMFCTKSPKPEEWDIAKNPSYTYYIYYMYANITVLNQLRKQRGMNTFTFRPHCGEAGAVTHLLAAFMTADNISHGLNLKKSPVLQYLYFLAQLPIAMSPLSNNSLFLEYAKNPLLEFHKKGLVVSLSTDDPMQFHYTKEPLMEEYAIAAQVFKLSTCDMCEISRNSVIQSALSHEEKVHNLGKDYLKEGPEGNDIRKTNVAQIRMAYRYETLCYELNRIREGLKSE, encoded by the exons ATGCCGAAAGTCCTGGTTCCAG ATGGACAGA AGATCGATGACAAAATGAGGGCCTTCGCCGAGCAGGTCTTTGCATCTGAGACCAAAGGCGAAGACGTCCGCGATGAAATCTCAATGTTTGATGTGGCTGAGGACTGTCCCATCATGCACCGGGAGATGGCTCATCACCTGCACACCGATGATGATGCCCAGAAACG TAAGAAGCATTGCAGAACCATGGCCGTGTCAACGTCAACTCGTCAGGCCGCCCATGTAACGTCAGTGGAAGTGGACACCCCCACTTACCTGGAAGTGCCGGACTTTCAGAGAGTGGGCATCATTGGCGACTATGCAGCTGGG GTGACCATGGATGACTTTGAGCTTTCATGTAAGGGTCTGTACCGAGCTTTGACCATCAGGGAAAAGTACATGAAACTCGCCTATCAGCGTTTCCCAAGAACCGCCTCCGAGTACCTGCGAGACATCGAGGGAGAGATCTTCAAACCCGAGGATCAGGTTCAGCCAG TCTTCACACCTCCTCTACAGAACGGAGAAGACCCATTCGATACCACGAACCTCCCGGAGAACCTGGGCTACGTTGCCCGTATGAAGGATGGCGTTATTTACGTGTACGCTGATGCCGCCGCTGCGGATAAGCACAATCCCAAAGACCTGCCCAGCCCAGACTTCAACACCTTCATTGATGACATGAACTTCCTCATTGCTCTCATCGCACAAGGCCCAAC AAAGACTTACACTCACCGTCGCCTGAAGTTCCTCATGTCTAAGTTCAATGTGCATGAGATGCTGAATGAGATGGAGGAGATGAAAGAGCTGAAGTTGAATCCTCACAGGGATTTCTACAACTGCAGGAAG GTGGACACTCACATCCATGCTGCTGCCTGCATGAACCAGAAACACCTGCTGCGCTTCATCAAGAAGACTTACCGTGAAGATGCAGAGCGAGTGGTCTGCAAAATTCAGGGCAAAGAGCTGACCATGAAGGAGCTCTTCCAGACCCTCAACATGCATCCCTACGATCTCACTGTGGACTCACTGGATGTGCATGCT GGTAGACAAACTTTCCAGCGTTTTGACAAGTTTAACGCAAAATACAACCCCGTGGGAGCGAGCGAGCTGCGCGACCTGTACATGAAGACGGAGAACTACATCAATGGAGAGTACTTCGCTACCATCATCAag GAAGTAGCCGGTGACCTGGAGGAGTCGAAGTATCAGTACGCTGAACCTCGGCTGTCCATCTATGGCTGCAATTCTAGTGAGTGGAGCAAACTGTCATCCTGGTTTGTACGGCAGAGAGTCTACTCCCCCCACCTCAAATGGATGATTCAAGTTCCCAGGATTTA TGACATCTTCAGAGGCAGGAACTTTGTGCCCCACTTTGGAAAGATGCTGGAAAACATTTTCCTCCCTGTATTCCAGGCCACCATTGACCCAAAGTCCAACCCAGACCTGAGCATCTTCCTCAAACAT GTGACAGGATTTGACAGCGTGGATGATGAGTCCAAACACAGCGGACACATGTTCTGCACAAAGAGCCCCAAACCAGAAGAGTGGGACATCGCTAAGAACCCGTCCTATACATATTACATCTACTACATGTATGCCAACATCACTGTTCTCAACCAGCTCCGCAA ACAAAGAGGAATGAACACGTTCACATTCAGACCTCACTGTGGGGAGGCTGGAGCTGTCACTCACCTGCTGGCTGCCTTCATGACTGCTGACAACATCTCCCATGGTCTCAACCTCAAGAAG AGCCCCGTCCTGCAGTACCTGTACTTCTTGGCCCAGCTTCCAATCGCCATGTCTCCTTTGAGCAACAACAGCCTGTTTCTGGAATATGCCAAGAACCCCCTGCTGGAGTTCCACAAGAAAGGCCTGGTGGTATCGTTGTCCACTGATGACCCCATGCAGTTCCACTACACCAAG GAGCCCCTGATGGAGGAGTACGCCATCGCAGCACAAGTCTTTAAGCTTAGCACCTGTGACATGTGTGAGATCTCCAGGAACAGCGTGATACAGAGTGCCTTGTCTCATGAG GAGAAGGTCCACAACCTGGGGAAGGATTACCTGAAGGAGGGGCCAGAGGGCAACGACATCCGTAAGACCAACGTGGCTCAGATCCGCATGGCGTATCGCTATGAAACCCTGTGTTATGAGCTCAACCGCATCAGGGAGGGTCTGAAGTCAGAGTAG
- the ampd1 gene encoding AMP deaminase 1 isoform X2 yields the protein MPKVLVPEIDDKMRAFAEQVFASETKGEDVRDEISMFDVAEDCPIMHREMAHHLHTDDDAQKRKKHCRTMAVSTSTRQAAHVTSVEVDTPTYLEVPDFQRVGIIGDYAAGVTMDDFELSCKGLYRALTIREKYMKLAYQRFPRTASEYLRDIEGEIFKPEDQVQPVFTPPLQNGEDPFDTTNLPENLGYVARMKDGVIYVYADAAAADKHNPKDLPSPDFNTFIDDMNFLIALIAQGPTKTYTHRRLKFLMSKFNVHEMLNEMEEMKELKLNPHRDFYNCRKVDTHIHAAACMNQKHLLRFIKKTYREDAERVVCKIQGKELTMKELFQTLNMHPYDLTVDSLDVHAGRQTFQRFDKFNAKYNPVGASELRDLYMKTENYINGEYFATIIKEVAGDLEESKYQYAEPRLSIYGCNSSEWSKLSSWFVRQRVYSPHLKWMIQVPRIYDIFRGRNFVPHFGKMLENIFLPVFQATIDPKSNPDLSIFLKHVTGFDSVDDESKHSGHMFCTKSPKPEEWDIAKNPSYTYYIYYMYANITVLNQLRKQRGMNTFTFRPHCGEAGAVTHLLAAFMTADNISHGLNLKKSPVLQYLYFLAQLPIAMSPLSNNSLFLEYAKNPLLEFHKKGLVVSLSTDDPMQFHYTKEPLMEEYAIAAQVFKLSTCDMCEISRNSVIQSALSHEEKVHNLGKDYLKEGPEGNDIRKTNVAQIRMAYRYETLCYELNRIREGLKSE from the exons ATGCCGAAAGTCCTGGTTCCAG AGATCGATGACAAAATGAGGGCCTTCGCCGAGCAGGTCTTTGCATCTGAGACCAAAGGCGAAGACGTCCGCGATGAAATCTCAATGTTTGATGTGGCTGAGGACTGTCCCATCATGCACCGGGAGATGGCTCATCACCTGCACACCGATGATGATGCCCAGAAACG TAAGAAGCATTGCAGAACCATGGCCGTGTCAACGTCAACTCGTCAGGCCGCCCATGTAACGTCAGTGGAAGTGGACACCCCCACTTACCTGGAAGTGCCGGACTTTCAGAGAGTGGGCATCATTGGCGACTATGCAGCTGGG GTGACCATGGATGACTTTGAGCTTTCATGTAAGGGTCTGTACCGAGCTTTGACCATCAGGGAAAAGTACATGAAACTCGCCTATCAGCGTTTCCCAAGAACCGCCTCCGAGTACCTGCGAGACATCGAGGGAGAGATCTTCAAACCCGAGGATCAGGTTCAGCCAG TCTTCACACCTCCTCTACAGAACGGAGAAGACCCATTCGATACCACGAACCTCCCGGAGAACCTGGGCTACGTTGCCCGTATGAAGGATGGCGTTATTTACGTGTACGCTGATGCCGCCGCTGCGGATAAGCACAATCCCAAAGACCTGCCCAGCCCAGACTTCAACACCTTCATTGATGACATGAACTTCCTCATTGCTCTCATCGCACAAGGCCCAAC AAAGACTTACACTCACCGTCGCCTGAAGTTCCTCATGTCTAAGTTCAATGTGCATGAGATGCTGAATGAGATGGAGGAGATGAAAGAGCTGAAGTTGAATCCTCACAGGGATTTCTACAACTGCAGGAAG GTGGACACTCACATCCATGCTGCTGCCTGCATGAACCAGAAACACCTGCTGCGCTTCATCAAGAAGACTTACCGTGAAGATGCAGAGCGAGTGGTCTGCAAAATTCAGGGCAAAGAGCTGACCATGAAGGAGCTCTTCCAGACCCTCAACATGCATCCCTACGATCTCACTGTGGACTCACTGGATGTGCATGCT GGTAGACAAACTTTCCAGCGTTTTGACAAGTTTAACGCAAAATACAACCCCGTGGGAGCGAGCGAGCTGCGCGACCTGTACATGAAGACGGAGAACTACATCAATGGAGAGTACTTCGCTACCATCATCAag GAAGTAGCCGGTGACCTGGAGGAGTCGAAGTATCAGTACGCTGAACCTCGGCTGTCCATCTATGGCTGCAATTCTAGTGAGTGGAGCAAACTGTCATCCTGGTTTGTACGGCAGAGAGTCTACTCCCCCCACCTCAAATGGATGATTCAAGTTCCCAGGATTTA TGACATCTTCAGAGGCAGGAACTTTGTGCCCCACTTTGGAAAGATGCTGGAAAACATTTTCCTCCCTGTATTCCAGGCCACCATTGACCCAAAGTCCAACCCAGACCTGAGCATCTTCCTCAAACAT GTGACAGGATTTGACAGCGTGGATGATGAGTCCAAACACAGCGGACACATGTTCTGCACAAAGAGCCCCAAACCAGAAGAGTGGGACATCGCTAAGAACCCGTCCTATACATATTACATCTACTACATGTATGCCAACATCACTGTTCTCAACCAGCTCCGCAA ACAAAGAGGAATGAACACGTTCACATTCAGACCTCACTGTGGGGAGGCTGGAGCTGTCACTCACCTGCTGGCTGCCTTCATGACTGCTGACAACATCTCCCATGGTCTCAACCTCAAGAAG AGCCCCGTCCTGCAGTACCTGTACTTCTTGGCCCAGCTTCCAATCGCCATGTCTCCTTTGAGCAACAACAGCCTGTTTCTGGAATATGCCAAGAACCCCCTGCTGGAGTTCCACAAGAAAGGCCTGGTGGTATCGTTGTCCACTGATGACCCCATGCAGTTCCACTACACCAAG GAGCCCCTGATGGAGGAGTACGCCATCGCAGCACAAGTCTTTAAGCTTAGCACCTGTGACATGTGTGAGATCTCCAGGAACAGCGTGATACAGAGTGCCTTGTCTCATGAG GAGAAGGTCCACAACCTGGGGAAGGATTACCTGAAGGAGGGGCCAGAGGGCAACGACATCCGTAAGACCAACGTGGCTCAGATCCGCATGGCGTATCGCTATGAAACCCTGTGTTATGAGCTCAACCGCATCAGGGAGGGTCTGAAGTCAGAGTAG
- the rassf11 gene encoding ras association domain-containing protein 8: protein MEVKVFVDGIQRVVCGVTEDTTCQDVVLALAQALGQPGRYTLREKFKDFERCMTPDEHLLETLERYGEQAKDVQLTLLHNGPSRAKVGQCEPCPPLRRKYAGGRMRRSSGSLSLQRQSLPSLSTLKQEAEPNQEELKRPKRKSLSLMEEAREWLENLGKGKVYSTCSEHSKKTEKKNRFSLDVSLAVDKMSWVESSRSKARGQRGTQTSCCIGNQTRSKDNKRSEKSPETEAEQLSNVPGGDERNHLRETIICQLKYLQDLQLQISHIDRQILELEENHKAQCAEQEAQEEREQMQFWENELRAEESFEKDLQCQFFQIKARTVECKVKLDEYKHRLEGLEIFSSSSDVQKDLNLISKDGKEDSNESSAVKSEHENQQHSDPDENANVNRKFLPKEDLSPPHASVPLNQIRERRPTGPTELREWWTRWSEAQSSPSHTKKKVIHRSELTIYLCSTKV from the exons ATGGAGGTGAAGGTGTTTGTGGATGGTATCCAGCGCGTGGTTTGTGGCGTTACAGAGGACACGACGTGCCAAGATGTAGTCCTCGCTTTGGCTCAAGCCCTGG GTCAACCCGGACGCTACACCTTAAGAGAGAAATTCAAGGATTTTGAGCGTTGCATGACACCTGATGAACACCTCTTGGAGACTCTGGAGAGGTATGGTGAGCAGGCCAAGGACGTCCAACTCACATTACTCCATAACGGGCCGAGCAGAGCAAAAGTCGGCCAGTGCGAGCCTTGCCCACCGCTTAGGAGAAAATATGCAGGTGGTAGAATGCGGCGGAGTAGTGGTTCGCTGAGTTTGCAACGTCAAAGTTTACCGTCGTTGAGCACCTTGAAACAAGAAGCAGAGCCGAACCAGGAAGAGCTGAAAAGACCTAAACGGAAGTCTTtgtcactgatggaggaggCTAGGGAATGGCTGGAGAACTTAGGGAAAGGAAAGGTCTACAGCACCTGCAGTGAACACAGcaagaaaactgaaaaaaagaacCGATTCTCTCTGGATGTTTCTCTCGCTGTCGATAAGATGAGCTGGGTTGAAAGCAGCAGAAGTAAAGCCAGAGGCCAGAGAGGTACGCAAACATCCTGTTGCATAGGAAACCAGACGAGGTCCAAAGACAACAAACGCTCCGAGAAAAGTCCAGAGACTGAGGCAGAGCAGCTTAGCAACGTTCCAGGGGGAGATGAGAGAAATCACCTGAGAGAAACCATCATATGTCAGCTCAAGTATCTGCAAGACTTGCAGCTGCAGATATCGCACATCGACCGACAGATTTTAGAGCTCGAGGAAAACCATAAAGCTCAGTGTGCTGAACAGGAAGCTCAGGAGGAGAGGGAGCAGATGCAGTTTTGGGAAAATGAATTACGGGCTGAGGAGAGCTTTGAGAAGGATCTGCAGTGCCAGTTCTTTCAAATAAAAGCCAGGACTGTGGAGTGTAAAGTTAAACTGGATGAGTACAAGCACAGGTTGGAGGGATTGGAAATCTTCAGCAGTTCCTCTGACGTTCAAaaggatttaaatttaatttctaaaGATGGCAAAGAAGACTCAAATGAGTCGTCGGCTGTTAAATCCGAGCATGAAAACCAGCAACATTCTGATCCAGATGAGAATGCAAATGTCAACAGGAAGTTCCTTCCCAAGGAGGACCTCAGTCCTCCTCACGCTTCGGTTCCTCTCAACCAGATAAGAGAGCGGCGGCCCACGGGACCTACAGAGCTGAGGGAGTGGTGGACACGCTGGTCAGAAGCTCAGAGCTCTCCATCACACACCAAGAAGAAAGTGATTCACCGCTCTGAACTCACCATCTACCTGTGCAGCACCAAGGTCTGA